A genomic region of Pseudorca crassidens isolate mPseCra1 chromosome 10, mPseCra1.hap1, whole genome shotgun sequence contains the following coding sequences:
- the GNAT1 gene encoding guanine nucleotide-binding protein G(t) subunit alpha-1 isoform X1, producing the protein MGAGASAEEKHSRELEKKLKEDAEKDARTVKLLLLGAGESGKSTIVKQMKIIHQDGYSLEECLEFIAIIYGNTLQSILAIVRAMTTLNIQYGDSARQDDARKLMHMADTIEEGTMPKEMSDIIQRLWKDSGIQACFDRASEYQLNDSAGYYLSDLERLVTPGYVPTEQDVLRSRVKTTGIIETQFSFKDLNFRMFDVGGQRSERKKWIHCFEGVTCIIFIAALSAYDMVLVEDDEVNRMHESLHLFNSICNHRYFATTSIVLFLNKKDVFSEKIKKAHLSICFPDYNGPNTYEDAGNYIKVQFLELNMRRDVKEIYSHMTCATDTQNVKFVFDAVTDIIIKENLKDCGLF; encoded by the exons ATGGGGGCTGGGGCCAGTGCTGAGGAGAAGCACTCAAGGGAGctggaaaagaagctgaaagaagATGCCGAGAAGGATGCTCGAACCGTGAAACTGCTGCTTCTGG GTGCCGGTGAGTCCGGGAAGAGTACCATTGTCAAGCAGATGAA GATCATCCACCAGGATGGGTACTCGCTGGAAGAGTGCCTCGAGTTCATTGCCATCATATATGGCAACACGCTACAGTCCATCTTGGCCATCGTGCGCGCCATGACCACGCTCAATATCCAGTATGGAGACTCTGCGCGCCAG gacgaTGCCCGGAAGCTGATGCACATGGCGGACACCATCGAGGAGGGCACGATGCCTAAGGAGATGTCAGACATCATCCAGCGGCTGTGGAAGGACTCGGGTATCCAGGCCTGTTTCGATCGCGCCTCGGAATACCAGCTCAACGACTCTGCTGGCTA CTACCTCTCGGACCTGGAGCGCCTGGTAACCCCGGGCTACGTGCCCACTGAACAGGACGTGCTGCGCTCGCGTGTCAAGACCACTGGTATCATTGAGACGCAGTTCTCCTTCAAGGACCTCAACTTCCG GATGTTCGATGTGGGCGGGCAGCGCTCAGAACGCAAGAAGTGGATCCACTGCTTCGAGGGTGTGACCTGCATCATCTTCATCGCGGCTCTCAGCGCCTACGACATGGTGCTTGTGGAGGACGACGAAGTG AACCGCATGCACGAGAGCCTGCACCTATTCAACAGTATCTGCAACCACCGCTACTTCGCCACCACGTCCATCGTGCTCTTCCTCAACAAGAAGGACGTCTTCTCGGAGAAGATAAAAAAGGCGCACCTCAGCATCTGCTTTCCGGACTACAATG GGCCCAACACATATGAGGACGCGGGCAATTACATCAAGGTGCAATTCCTCGAGCTCAACATGAGACGCGACGTGAAGGAGATCTATTCCCACATGACGTGCGCCACCGACACACAGAACGTCAAGTTTGTCTTCGACGCTGTCACCGACATTATCATCAAGGAGAACCTCAAAGACTGCGGCCTCTTCTGA
- the GNAT1 gene encoding guanine nucleotide-binding protein G(t) subunit alpha-1 isoform X2, protein MGAGASAEEKHSRELEKKLKEDAEKDARTVKLLLLGAGESGKSTIVKQMKIIHQDGYSLEECLEFIAIIYGNTLQSILAIVRAMTTLNIQYGDSARQDDARKLMHMADTIEEGTMPKEMSDIIQRLWKDSGIQACFDRASEYQLNDSAGYYLSDLERLVTPGYVPTEQDVLRSRVKTTGIIETQFSFKDLNFRMFDVGGQRSERKKWIHCFEGVTCIIFIAALSAYDMVLVEDDEVNRMHESLHLFNSICNHRYFATTSIVLFLNKKDVFSEKIKKAHLSICFPDYNGAWTHAFLRPCSPCRLVAPIRMTPTSPPGLLGPSLWPHQPQIQNPKPC, encoded by the exons ATGGGGGCTGGGGCCAGTGCTGAGGAGAAGCACTCAAGGGAGctggaaaagaagctgaaagaagATGCCGAGAAGGATGCTCGAACCGTGAAACTGCTGCTTCTGG GTGCCGGTGAGTCCGGGAAGAGTACCATTGTCAAGCAGATGAA GATCATCCACCAGGATGGGTACTCGCTGGAAGAGTGCCTCGAGTTCATTGCCATCATATATGGCAACACGCTACAGTCCATCTTGGCCATCGTGCGCGCCATGACCACGCTCAATATCCAGTATGGAGACTCTGCGCGCCAG gacgaTGCCCGGAAGCTGATGCACATGGCGGACACCATCGAGGAGGGCACGATGCCTAAGGAGATGTCAGACATCATCCAGCGGCTGTGGAAGGACTCGGGTATCCAGGCCTGTTTCGATCGCGCCTCGGAATACCAGCTCAACGACTCTGCTGGCTA CTACCTCTCGGACCTGGAGCGCCTGGTAACCCCGGGCTACGTGCCCACTGAACAGGACGTGCTGCGCTCGCGTGTCAAGACCACTGGTATCATTGAGACGCAGTTCTCCTTCAAGGACCTCAACTTCCG GATGTTCGATGTGGGCGGGCAGCGCTCAGAACGCAAGAAGTGGATCCACTGCTTCGAGGGTGTGACCTGCATCATCTTCATCGCGGCTCTCAGCGCCTACGACATGGTGCTTGTGGAGGACGACGAAGTG AACCGCATGCACGAGAGCCTGCACCTATTCAACAGTATCTGCAACCACCGCTACTTCGCCACCACGTCCATCGTGCTCTTCCTCAACAAGAAGGACGTCTTCTCGGAGAAGATAAAAAAGGCGCACCTCAGCATCTGCTTTCCGGACTACAATG GTGCCTGGACTCATGCATTCCTGAGACCCTGTAGCCCTTGCCGCCTTGTAGCCCCAATCCGCATGACCCCTACCAGCCCCCCAGGACTCCTGGGCCCCAGCCTGTGGCCTCACCAGCCACAGATTCAAAACCCTAAGCCCTGCTAA